Proteins from a genomic interval of Candidatus Binatia bacterium:
- a CDS encoding 30S ribosomal protein S12: LDTAGTANRKQGRSKYGAKREKKK, encoded by the coding sequence GCTCGACACGGCCGGCACCGCGAATCGAAAGCAAGGCCGCTCTAAATACGGCGCCAAGCGCGAAAAGAAGAAGTAG
- the rpsG gene encoding 30S ribosomal protein S7, whose amino-acid sequence MPRKGPAPKRQILPDPRFNSKVLARFINKVMLCGKKSTAEHITYGALDIVAEKTGRDPMEIFSQALSNAMPLVEVRPRRVGGATYQVPMEVRPDRRQAMAMRWLIGFARARGGRSMEEKLAGELLDASNNTGATIKKREDTHKMAEANKAFAHYRW is encoded by the coding sequence ATGCCTCGTAAAGGTCCCGCTCCGAAGCGGCAGATTCTCCCCGACCCGCGATTCAACTCGAAAGTGCTCGCACGCTTCATCAATAAGGTGATGCTCTGCGGCAAGAAGTCGACCGCGGAGCACATTACGTATGGCGCGCTCGACATCGTCGCGGAGAAGACCGGCCGCGACCCGATGGAGATCTTCTCGCAGGCGCTCTCCAATGCGATGCCGCTCGTCGAGGTGCGTCCCCGGCGCGTCGGCGGCGCGACCTATCAAGTGCCGATGGAGGTTCGTCCGGACCGGCGCCAGGCGATGGCGATGCGCTGGCTGATCGGCTTCGCGCGCGCCCGCGGCGGACGCTCGATGGAGGAGAAGCTGGCCGGCGAGCTGCTCGACGCCTCGAATAACACCGGAGCCACGATAAAGAAGCGTGAAGACACGCATAAGATGGCCGAGGCCAATAAGGCCTTCGCGCATTATCGTTGGTAA